From one Deinococcus aetherius genomic stretch:
- a CDS encoding DUF421 domain-containing protein, producing the protein MDVLLSVLRDILTPQGGWSAEFLVRVILSVLLLYALAVLIARSFGSRTFASFTSFDFLINVAAGSLVASSIMGRNLAEGALALLCLALLQGLTSWLSARFARFHDLVDNPPVVLIEHGRLREEAMRRVRVSRQSLEQQLRRQGVDDVTRVRLAVLESGGTVSVMTGEGEGRPGTFPRRAG; encoded by the coding sequence ATGGACGTGTTGCTCTCGGTCCTGCGGGACATCCTCACGCCACAGGGTGGCTGGTCGGCGGAGTTTCTCGTCCGCGTGATCCTCTCCGTGCTGCTCCTGTACGCCCTGGCGGTCCTCATCGCCCGCTCCTTCGGCTCGCGCACCTTCGCGTCCTTCACGTCCTTCGACTTCCTGATCAACGTGGCGGCGGGGTCCCTGGTCGCCAGCTCGATCATGGGCCGCAACCTCGCGGAGGGGGCCCTCGCCCTGCTGTGCCTCGCCCTCCTCCAGGGGCTCACGTCCTGGCTCAGCGCCCGCTTCGCCCGTTTTCACGACCTCGTGGACAACCCGCCCGTCGTGCTGATCGAGCACGGACGGCTCCGGGAGGAGGCGATGCGCCGGGTGCGGGTCTCGCGGCAGTCCCTGGAGCAGCAACTGCGCCGTCAGGGGGTGGACGACGTGACCCGGGTTCGCCTCGCCGTCCTGGAGTCGGGCGGCACCGTCTCGGTCATGACGGGCGAGGGCGAGGGGCGGCCCGGCACCTTTCCCCGACGGGCGGGGTGA
- a CDS encoding heavy metal translocating P-type ATPase, with protein sequence MSRPAEVLSPTTPGPELRYHVDGMDCASCMQKVERAVTRLPGAREVQSSFQTGVLRLHLDETQTPREVLEGHLRALGYTPRALPTGAEGRAESHHDHGHARDQAAGDSLPWYAGAQGRLVLLTGALLALAWGLALILPGAPAWGYAAATLMGGWPLARRAVASARLGEPFSIHTLVTLAALGALLIGEAAEGAVVVFLFVVGELLEGVAAGRARAGIRSLAALTPRTALLEEGGRVREVGADTLHVGQRIQVRPGARVPADGVIVAGGSALDDSPVTGESVPVEKGLGDPVYAGSVNGGGVLSVRVTRGAGDNTLARILRLVEEAEASRAPTARLIDRFSRLYTPGVVAVSVAVAALPPLLTGAEWTTWLYRGLALLLIGCPCALVLSVPAAITSALAAGARRGLLVKGGAALEALGRARTVAFDKTGTLTAGTPTVTAVRPLGALGEQEALRLAAAVEGGSDHPLARAVVRRAEELGLDVPRAEAGQAQAGRGVSATVEGRALHVVSPRFALERGWLGADGQAEVQRLEDLGQTVVVLAEDRPGGALALIALRDEARPDAGEAVSRLRALGLRPLMLTGDNARTAHAVAAPLGLEVRAELLPGDKLRLIGELRAHGGVLMVGDGINDAPALAASSVGVAMGGGTDVALETADAALLHGRVTGVADLVSLGRATLGNIRQNLAFALGLKAVFLVTTLLGVTNLWTAILADTGATALVTANALRLLRWRGTEPGNAG encoded by the coding sequence ATGTCCCGCCCCGCCGAAGTCCTTTCGCCCACCACGCCGGGCCCGGAACTGCGCTACCACGTGGACGGGATGGACTGCGCCTCGTGTATGCAGAAGGTCGAGCGCGCGGTGACGCGGCTGCCCGGAGCGCGGGAGGTGCAGTCGAGCTTCCAGACCGGGGTGTTGCGGCTCCACCTCGACGAGACGCAGACGCCGCGCGAGGTGCTCGAAGGTCACCTGCGGGCGTTGGGGTACACGCCCCGGGCGCTGCCGACGGGCGCGGAGGGCCGGGCGGAATCCCACCATGACCACGGCCACGCGCGTGACCAGGCCGCCGGGGACAGCCTGCCGTGGTACGCGGGCGCGCAGGGGCGGCTGGTCCTCCTCACCGGGGCCCTGCTCGCCCTGGCGTGGGGGCTGGCGCTGATCCTTCCCGGCGCCCCCGCCTGGGGCTACGCGGCGGCGACGCTGATGGGAGGGTGGCCGCTCGCCCGGCGGGCCGTGGCCTCCGCGCGGCTGGGCGAGCCCTTCTCGATTCACACGCTCGTCACGCTCGCGGCGCTGGGGGCACTCCTGATCGGCGAGGCGGCGGAGGGGGCGGTCGTCGTCTTCCTCTTCGTGGTGGGGGAATTGCTGGAGGGGGTGGCGGCGGGGCGGGCCAGGGCGGGCATCCGCTCGCTGGCTGCCCTGACGCCGCGCACCGCCCTGCTGGAGGAGGGCGGGCGGGTGCGCGAGGTCGGGGCCGACACCCTGCACGTCGGGCAGCGCATCCAGGTGAGGCCCGGGGCGCGGGTGCCCGCCGACGGGGTGATCGTGGCGGGCGGGTCCGCGCTCGACGACAGCCCCGTGACGGGCGAGAGCGTGCCGGTGGAGAAGGGGCTGGGCGACCCCGTGTACGCGGGGAGCGTGAACGGGGGCGGGGTGCTGAGCGTTCGCGTGACCCGGGGGGCGGGCGACAACACCCTGGCCCGCATCCTGCGGCTCGTCGAGGAGGCCGAGGCCAGCCGCGCCCCCACCGCCCGGCTGATCGACCGCTTCAGCCGCCTGTACACGCCCGGGGTGGTGGCGGTGAGCGTGGCCGTCGCCGCCCTGCCGCCCCTCCTGACCGGGGCCGAGTGGACGACGTGGCTGTACCGGGGGCTCGCGCTGCTCCTGATCGGCTGCCCGTGCGCGCTGGTGCTGTCGGTGCCCGCCGCGATCACGAGCGCCCTGGCGGCGGGGGCCCGGCGCGGCCTGCTCGTGAAGGGGGGCGCGGCGCTGGAGGCCCTGGGCCGGGCCCGCACGGTCGCTTTCGACAAGACGGGCACGCTGACCGCCGGAACGCCGACGGTGACGGCCGTGCGGCCCCTGGGCGCTCTGGGTGAACAGGAGGCCCTGCGCCTCGCGGCGGCGGTGGAGGGCGGCAGCGACCACCCCCTCGCCCGGGCGGTCGTGCGGCGGGCAGAGGAGCTGGGGCTGGACGTGCCCCGAGCCGAGGCGGGGCAGGCCCAGGCGGGACGCGGGGTAAGCGCCACCGTGGAGGGCCGGGCCCTGCACGTCGTCTCCCCGCGTTTCGCGCTGGAGCGGGGGTGGCTGGGCGCTGACGGGCAGGCGGAGGTTCAGAGGCTGGAGGACCTGGGCCAGACCGTCGTCGTCCTCGCCGAGGACCGCCCAGGCGGCGCCCTCGCGCTGATCGCCCTGCGGGACGAGGCGCGGCCCGACGCGGGGGAGGCCGTCTCCCGGCTGCGCGCCCTGGGCCTGCGTCCCCTGATGCTGACCGGGGACAACGCCCGCACCGCGCACGCTGTGGCCGCCCCCCTCGGGCTGGAGGTGCGGGCGGAGCTGCTGCCGGGGGACAAGCTGCGCCTGATCGGGGAGCTTCGCGCGCACGGCGGGGTTCTTATGGTCGGCGACGGGATCAACGACGCGCCCGCCCTCGCCGCGAGCAGCGTCGGGGTGGCGATGGGCGGCGGCACCGACGTGGCGCTGGAGACCGCCGACGCCGCCCTCCTCCACGGACGGGTGACGGGGGTGGCCGACCTCGTCTCACTCGGGCGCGCCACCCTGGGCAACATCCGGCAGAACCTCGCCTTCGCGCTCGGGCTCAAGGCCGTCTTCCTCGTCACCACGCTGCTCGGCGTCACGAACCTGTGGACGGCGATCCTGGCGGACACCGGGGCCACGGCCCTCGTCACTGCCAACGCCCTGCGGCTGCTGCGGTGGCGGGGAACGGAACCGGGGAACGCGGGGTAG